The Vicia villosa cultivar HV-30 ecotype Madison, WI linkage group LG1, Vvil1.0, whole genome shotgun sequence genome includes a region encoding these proteins:
- the LOC131624338 gene encoding WD repeat-containing protein 55-like, translating into MEINLGKLAFDIDFHPSENLVATGLIDGDLHLYRYSPDNTNTDPVRVLEVHAHTESCRAARFINGGRALLTGSPDFSILATDVETGSTIARLDNAHEAAINRLINLTESTVASGDDDGCIKVWDTRERSCCNSFEVHEDYISDITFASDAMKLLATSGDGTLSVCSLRRNKVQSQSEFSEDELLSVVLMKNGRKVVCGSQTGTMLLYSWGCFKDCSDRFVDLSSNSIDTMLKLDEDRIITGSENGMINLVGILPNRIIQPIAEHSEYPVERLAFSHDRKFLGSIGHDQMLKLWDLDNIIQGSRSTPRNENGVVNNDVDSDDDDEMDVDHNPSKSTKGKKSKNASNGHAGDSNNFFADL; encoded by the exons ATGGAAATCAATTTGGGGAAACTTGCATTTGACATTGATTTTCATCCCTCGGAAAATCTCGTTGCAACCGGACTCATAGACGGTGACCTTCACTT ATACCGTTATAGCCCTGATAACACAAATACTGATCCTGTGAG GGTGTTGGAAGTTCATGCCCACACCGAGTCTTGCAGAGCTGCTCGATTCATCAATGGCGGACGAG CGCTGTTGACGGGTTCTCCCGATTTCTCGATACTGGCTACTGATGTGGAAACTGGATCAACCATTGCCCGACTTGATAATGCCCATGA GGCTGCTATCAATAGATTGATAAACTTGACCGAGTCAACCGTTGCTTCTGGAGATGATGATGGCTGTATTAAG GTTTGGGATACCAGAGAACGTTCTTGTTGCAATTCATTTGAAGTCCATGAGGATTACATTTCAGACATAACGTTTGCATCTGATGCAATGAAACTATTGGCTACAAG TGGAGACGGGACTCTTTCTGTTTGCAGTCTTCGACGAAATAAA GTCCAATCCCAATCTGAATTTTCTGAAGACGAGCTATTGTCTGTTGTTTTAATGAAG AATGGTAGGAAAGTTGTTTGTGGATCACAAACTGGAACTATGCTGTTGTATTCATGGGGATGCTTCAAGGATTGCAG TGATCGATTCGTTGATCTCTCTTCAAACTCTATTGACACCATGTTAAAG CTTGATGAAGATAGGATTATTACTGGATCGGAGAATGGGATGATCAA CTTGGTTGGAATATTACCGAACAGAATCATTCAACCAATCGCGGAGCACTCTGAATATCCTGTTGAGCGTCTTG CATTCTCTCATGATAGAAAGTTTCTTGGAAGTATTGGACATGATCAAATGTTAAAG CTATGGGACTTGGATAATATAATACAAGGTTCAAGAAGCACACCGAGAAATGAAAATGGGGTGGTTAATAATGATGTCGATAGTGACGACGATGATGAGATGGATGTAGATCACAATCCTTCTAAGTCTACTAAAG GGAAAAAGAGTAAGAATGCAAGTAATGGGCATGCTGGTGATTCAAACAACTTCTTTGCAGATTTATAG